The following proteins come from a genomic window of Paenibacillus sp. CAA11:
- a CDS encoding hybrid sensor histidine kinase/response regulator, protein MDLRKWQPDSRHTLSLDGEWEFYPHAFIEPDEFTRAAEHPHSYTNVPGDWKSAFPQEEASALGYGTYRLHILLNPEWKEAYPSYKLLLKNITTSARVYANGKLLLTVGEPATSKAQYTPSSRVYMIDVPAAERELDLVLQVANFDNFMKGGIGQSIKFGSPQAINLERMVGITLQLATILILLLHVIYMSILYWFSSRQKIYFYFIILLLFAAVGVSLDEDRLLVSLLSLNYTGTIKLALVTSLATSALMLKVADLLRIERKHQAFFRCYYTIALLYIAFVIATPVSWSMYSRAIGIFGIVVLSASLAIPVIIIRFVMNKDRSAIWLLLAASSIASSMFWGLFKNINYAEGGYYPFDLLIGFLGLGAYWFRNYFLNADRTAKLAERLKRSNKMKDEFLTNTSHELRTPLHGMINIAQAVLNNQNNKLTNESKSDLALIGEVGQRMSLLLQDLLDLAQLRENRLRLQLSTVRLASVANGVVGMLRHTIPTQTVQLNLEIPSTFPLIQADEQRLVQILFNLVHNAIKFTPHGSVTIHASVQGKWAWIHISDTGIGIAKDYQDRIFESYEQGDPLTSAARGGLGLGLSIVRNLVELHGGQLKLQSSPGEGSKFSFSMPLAGEQKAALDQEAKDSTYEELTAATVPLEAYDLHQAAAMADNSTGEDKIHVLAVDDDPVNLRILGNILSPEKYNVVKVGSGAEALEILDYRPWDLLIADVMMSQMSGYELARAVRERYSISELPILLLTARSLPEDIYTGFLAGANDYITKPVDSLELQYRVKAMTDLKRSTEKRLRLEAAYLQAQIQPHFLFNTLNSITALSDIDTDRMSSMIDAFSTYLKISFDYWNEMPLVPLEHELDLVKSYLYIEHERFENRLQVQISIDPEVNLQMLLPPLSIQPLVENAVRHGVLSRSKGGKVSLHITQHSNFVSFSVIDDGIGMEEGKVAELLAPSSNGRRGIGILNTDRRLKQRYGQGLTITSHIGQGTHISFNIPIR, encoded by the coding sequence TTGGATCTTAGAAAGTGGCAGCCTGATTCCAGGCACACCCTATCGCTGGATGGTGAGTGGGAGTTCTACCCCCATGCATTCATCGAACCCGATGAATTCACACGAGCGGCGGAACATCCTCATAGTTATACCAATGTACCTGGAGATTGGAAATCAGCCTTTCCTCAAGAGGAGGCGTCTGCGTTAGGCTATGGTACATATCGCCTGCATATTTTACTCAATCCTGAATGGAAGGAAGCATATCCGAGCTACAAATTGTTACTTAAAAATATTACAACTTCCGCCAGAGTATACGCGAACGGAAAGCTATTGCTAACCGTCGGTGAACCAGCCACAAGTAAGGCTCAATATACTCCCAGCAGCAGAGTGTATATGATTGATGTCCCGGCTGCAGAACGGGAACTCGACCTTGTTCTTCAAGTTGCTAACTTTGATAATTTTATGAAAGGCGGTATTGGGCAATCCATTAAGTTCGGGTCGCCACAAGCAATAAATTTAGAGAGAATGGTCGGTATTACTTTACAATTGGCAACCATTCTTATTCTCCTATTACATGTAATTTATATGAGCATCCTCTATTGGTTCAGCAGCAGACAAAAGATATATTTCTATTTCATCATTCTGTTGCTGTTCGCTGCGGTGGGAGTTTCCCTGGATGAAGATCGGCTGCTAGTATCCTTGCTCTCGTTAAATTACACGGGGACGATCAAACTGGCACTTGTCACAAGCCTTGCCACATCTGCACTCATGCTCAAAGTAGCTGATTTGCTTAGAATTGAACGGAAACATCAGGCATTCTTCAGATGCTACTACACCATAGCCTTGTTATATATTGCTTTCGTTATTGCAACACCTGTTAGTTGGTCTATGTATTCTAGAGCCATTGGTATATTTGGAATTGTAGTCCTATCCGCCTCTTTAGCTATTCCAGTCATCATCATTCGATTTGTAATGAACAAGGACCGCTCCGCCATCTGGCTTCTGCTGGCTGCAAGCAGCATCGCTTCAAGTATGTTCTGGGGTTTATTCAAAAATATAAACTATGCTGAAGGAGGTTACTATCCTTTCGACCTACTGATTGGTTTCTTGGGGCTTGGCGCGTACTGGTTCAGGAACTATTTCCTAAATGCTGACCGAACAGCCAAGCTGGCTGAGCGGCTAAAGCGGAGCAATAAGATGAAGGATGAATTTTTGACAAATACTTCCCATGAGCTCCGGACACCGCTGCACGGGATGATTAATATTGCCCAGGCAGTACTAAACAACCAAAATAATAAGCTGACAAACGAAAGTAAAAGCGACTTAGCTCTTATCGGTGAGGTAGGCCAGCGAATGTCATTGCTTCTTCAAGACTTGCTAGATCTTGCCCAGCTGAGAGAGAATAGACTTCGGCTTCAGCTCAGCACTGTTCGCCTTGCATCCGTGGCAAACGGTGTGGTAGGAATGCTCCGCCATACGATTCCAACCCAGACCGTCCAATTAAATCTGGAAATTCCAAGTACCTTCCCATTGATCCAGGCTGATGAACAAAGATTAGTTCAGATCCTGTTCAACTTAGTCCATAATGCAATTAAGTTCACACCTCATGGGTCCGTTACGATTCATGCGAGTGTTCAGGGGAAATGGGCTTGGATCCATATTTCGGATACTGGTATTGGCATCGCAAAAGACTATCAGGATCGAATCTTTGAGTCCTATGAGCAAGGAGATCCTCTAACGTCTGCAGCGCGCGGCGGTCTAGGGCTTGGTCTCAGTATTGTTCGCAACCTTGTGGAGCTGCACGGCGGACAGCTGAAGCTTCAATCGTCACCCGGAGAAGGCTCTAAATTCTCGTTCTCCATGCCGCTTGCTGGCGAGCAGAAAGCTGCTCTTGATCAAGAGGCAAAAGATTCAACTTATGAGGAGTTAACTGCTGCCACCGTCCCCCTTGAAGCTTACGATTTACACCAAGCTGCTGCCATGGCAGATAACTCAACGGGTGAAGACAAAATACATGTATTGGCCGTGGACGACGATCCCGTCAATTTGAGAATTCTAGGGAATATTCTTTCTCCAGAAAAATATAACGTGGTCAAGGTAGGCAGCGGTGCAGAAGCATTAGAGATCCTTGATTATCGCCCATGGGATCTTCTCATCGCCGATGTTATGATGAGTCAAATGTCCGGATATGAGCTTGCCCGTGCTGTTCGTGAGAGATACTCCATCTCCGAGCTGCCCATTCTGCTGCTAACAGCTCGGTCTCTGCCTGAGGACATTTATACCGGTTTCCTTGCGGGAGCCAATGATTACATTACGAAGCCTGTAGACTCACTTGAACTTCAGTACAGGGTTAAGGCAATGACGGATTTAAAGCGTTCTACCGAAAAGCGTTTAAGACTTGAGGCAGCCTATCTGCAGGCACAAATTCAGCCTCATTTCTTGTTCAACACCTTAAATTCCATTACCGCATTAAGTGATATTGATACGGATAGAATGAGCTCCATGATCGATGCATTCAGTACCTATCTTAAAATTAGCTTCGATTATTGGAATGAAATGCCCTTAGTTCCGCTCGAACATGAGCTGGATCTGGTAAAATCATATCTGTATATTGAGCATGAGCGGTTTGAAAATCGACTTCAGGTTCAGATCAGCATAGATCCTGAAGTGAACCTTCAGATGCTGCTGCCGCCCCTAAGTATACAGCCTCTGGTTGAGAATGCGGTGAGACATGGTGTATTAAGCCGGTCTAAAGGCGGGAAAGTTAGTCTTCACATAACTCAGCATTCCAATTTCGTCTCATTCTCGGTAATCGATGATGGGATCGGAATGGAAGAAGGTAAAGTTGCCGAACTGCTAGCCCCCTCTTCCAACGGACGCAGAGGCATCGGAATACTAAATACAGATCGGCGGCTTAAGCAAAGATATGGACAGGGGCTTACTATAACGAGCCACATCGGCCAAGGAACACATATTTCTTTTAATATTCCAATACGCTAG
- a CDS encoding Nif3-like dinuclear metal center hexameric protein produces the protein MITTVQEIWESLKEQVVHLKQGEGVDGLLFGRPEDAVIKVVVAFNCSWYVIERAIELGANLIITHEGLFYSHYHDVSHGSCALAAAKQQRIEEHKIAVIRCHDAIHSYEPDGVTLGLLRVLGWEKFVIKHDRHAAVAVISELSALDVAKHIKRKLAIPNVRLIGSGTSKCTKVGVLVGYRGGGSLVIPLFEEENVELVIYGEGPEWETPEYIRDAVYTGKSQAAIVLGHAESEIPGMKLLVEWLRRRFTNTEVCFVEEPSPFQMI, from the coding sequence ATGATCACAACCGTCCAAGAGATTTGGGAGTCGCTCAAAGAGCAAGTGGTTCATCTTAAGCAAGGAGAAGGTGTTGACGGGCTGCTGTTCGGCAGGCCTGAAGATGCTGTAATCAAAGTTGTTGTTGCTTTCAACTGCAGCTGGTATGTGATAGAGAGAGCGATTGAGCTTGGAGCAAATCTCATCATTACACATGAAGGATTATTTTACAGTCATTATCATGATGTTAGTCATGGAAGCTGTGCTCTTGCAGCAGCCAAACAACAACGCATCGAGGAGCATAAAATAGCTGTAATTCGTTGTCATGATGCCATTCATAGCTATGAACCGGATGGGGTTACATTAGGTCTCCTTCGAGTATTGGGATGGGAGAAATTCGTAATAAAGCACGATCGTCATGCGGCTGTTGCTGTGATTTCTGAGTTATCGGCACTCGATGTAGCGAAGCATATCAAGCGCAAGCTTGCGATTCCGAATGTCCGTCTCATAGGGAGCGGTACCTCGAAATGTACAAAGGTCGGTGTACTTGTAGGCTACAGAGGCGGGGGCAGCCTTGTGATCCCCTTATTTGAGGAAGAGAACGTAGAGCTAGTGATCTATGGAGAAGGTCCCGAGTGGGAGACACCAGAATACATACGGGATGCTGTCTACACTGGTAAAAGTCAGGCCGCTATTGTGCTTGGGCATGCGGAGAGCGAAATTCCCGGCATGAAGCTCCTGGTCGAATGGCTGCGCCGACGCTTCACCAATACTGAAGTTTGCTTTGTTGAAGAACCCTCTCCTTTCCAAATGATCTAA
- a CDS encoding LPXTG cell wall anchor domain-containing protein — MKKKLSIGVVGLLLLVQVLQGLGMLTAAYAKEVTDNLITNVALTAKDGSGNTVTDAVYEQGASVQLDFDWKLDNGHDYTQGDTFTFDLLPADKFVMFNNVEGDLVINGSDNVGAFVVDKDTRKVTMTFNEFISNYDEVHGKLTVNARFDKQKITGSSKQVIKFPTQGGEQEIPVEFKPNVDTTIDKTGSPDKRLNGQNISWVINLNKKLETIENAVLTDPIPDGLELNQGTIELYHLDVNLDGSVVAGGQVDASKYSIVKTQDGKDFQIKFSDSSINQAYQLRYTTKITSGTNFTNTAILSGTNYQDATASATVGIKYGDLLKKKAVNYDPVHQTIDWEINYNFGEQAIPQQKALLSDAFTNTDTQSLEELAVYEVTFDSSGNMIQGSKVSNYTLTDNHQGGFELQFNSDITSAYVIKYRTKVSVPVYEDATVTNKVTSDGQESWDDQGIIQLFGKKTNGNVDYVNKTVDWKITLNGNRLPVNSVVIEDAFPNGGLELIPDSLQIDGQPVVSGGDYEINYKGTPADHKLGFELKFNKPIATQFTITYTTKFNTDWVTGSGKSMPNHAAIRWKDSGGTDHSITAVSTFDPNSYTKNNGYKLGSYNPKNKEITWTLGVNYNLKQISKPQVVDTLLQDQKLDESSLEVHKMNIDASSGKVSSGDIIPASEYSLKYDEQSNVMTVSFNKEINEGYILTFKTSMDGNLIDRKIENQAVLMDGTKQVSENLKASVTVPHGGEYVTKTGKQAGELINWSIVINEGQSHVAQAKIIDTPTSNQVLLPESYHLYSTKVDDKGNVIKSDELLRDTDYSIVSGTNDQGEAIFTLSFNKDIDEAYILEYQSLIKANDGEKVTNKVKFEGNNIKTVTSETSEEVIVGVTSGSGTGSGKRGELTVTKTDKEDPGLFLQGAVFELYRNMANGSSILVDTQTTDEYGKAVFTKLLVGNYKLKEITAPRGYQVLPTEYPITISSSDLNPAVTVENQKTPTEPSPGPTDPNPTPVDPNPTPVNPNPTPVDPSPTPVNPNPTPSPTIPTQPGPAPTPVTPEPTPVPVTPEPTTPILVPGDQILEPTPTKPDAQPAEDPDLVDLNDDTPTGGISDSPDDHDKGGDTSSKPMLPKTGEESYFMIQLLGITLIMLGIAGAVIFKKSKISKNAK, encoded by the coding sequence ATGAAGAAAAAACTGAGCATAGGCGTGGTGGGGCTACTGCTTCTAGTTCAGGTGCTTCAGGGTCTGGGAATGTTGACGGCTGCTTATGCCAAGGAAGTCACCGACAATCTGATCACCAATGTTGCACTTACTGCCAAAGACGGATCCGGAAATACCGTCACAGATGCAGTCTACGAGCAGGGAGCAAGTGTTCAGCTGGACTTCGACTGGAAGCTTGACAATGGACATGATTACACCCAGGGGGACACATTTACCTTTGATTTGCTGCCCGCAGATAAATTCGTCATGTTCAATAATGTCGAGGGTGACTTGGTCATCAATGGAAGTGATAATGTAGGTGCTTTCGTGGTAGACAAAGATACCCGCAAGGTAACGATGACCTTTAATGAGTTTATTAGCAACTATGATGAGGTCCATGGGAAGCTGACCGTGAATGCGAGATTTGATAAACAAAAAATAACGGGCAGCTCCAAGCAGGTGATCAAATTCCCGACCCAAGGGGGAGAACAAGAGATCCCGGTTGAGTTCAAACCCAATGTGGATACAACCATAGATAAGACAGGTTCACCTGATAAGAGGCTGAACGGTCAGAACATCAGCTGGGTCATAAATTTGAATAAGAAGCTGGAGACGATTGAGAACGCTGTTCTTACCGATCCGATTCCAGACGGACTAGAATTGAATCAAGGAACGATCGAGCTGTATCATTTGGATGTGAATCTTGATGGTTCCGTCGTCGCTGGAGGCCAGGTCGATGCTTCTAAATACAGCATCGTGAAGACACAAGATGGCAAGGACTTTCAAATAAAGTTCAGTGACTCTTCTATCAATCAAGCCTATCAGCTCCGCTATACAACGAAAATCACTAGCGGTACAAACTTCACCAACACAGCAATCTTGAGCGGGACGAATTATCAAGATGCTACAGCAAGTGCAACTGTTGGAATTAAGTATGGGGATCTGCTGAAGAAGAAGGCGGTTAATTATGATCCTGTTCATCAAACCATAGATTGGGAGATTAACTATAACTTCGGGGAGCAGGCGATTCCTCAGCAAAAAGCACTACTGAGTGATGCTTTCACAAATACAGATACACAAAGCCTTGAAGAACTCGCAGTTTACGAGGTAACCTTCGATTCGTCCGGGAATATGATTCAGGGAAGCAAAGTCAGCAATTATACATTAACAGATAATCATCAGGGCGGATTTGAGCTTCAGTTCAACTCGGACATTACATCCGCTTATGTGATCAAATACCGTACGAAAGTTAGCGTACCTGTATACGAAGATGCTACGGTAACGAATAAAGTCACTTCTGATGGACAAGAATCTTGGGATGATCAAGGGATTATTCAGCTTTTTGGCAAGAAGACAAATGGAAATGTCGATTATGTCAACAAGACTGTGGACTGGAAAATTACACTTAATGGAAATCGCCTTCCTGTAAATTCAGTCGTTATTGAAGATGCATTTCCAAATGGCGGCCTTGAGCTGATTCCAGATTCACTTCAGATTGATGGTCAGCCTGTGGTTAGCGGCGGGGATTATGAAATCAATTACAAAGGTACCCCGGCAGATCATAAGCTTGGTTTTGAACTGAAGTTTAACAAACCTATCGCTACGCAATTCACGATTACCTACACAACAAAATTTAACACCGACTGGGTGACTGGCTCGGGCAAATCCATGCCAAACCACGCAGCGATCCGTTGGAAAGATAGCGGCGGAACAGATCACTCTATAACCGCAGTTAGCACGTTTGACCCCAATTCTTATACCAAGAATAACGGATATAAGCTGGGTTCCTATAATCCGAAGAATAAAGAAATTACATGGACACTAGGTGTTAACTATAATCTGAAGCAGATTAGCAAGCCTCAGGTTGTTGATACACTGCTTCAAGATCAGAAGCTCGATGAAAGTTCTCTTGAAGTTCACAAAATGAATATTGATGCGTCTTCAGGGAAGGTGTCTTCCGGGGATATTATACCTGCATCAGAATACAGCTTAAAGTATGACGAGCAGAGCAATGTCATGACTGTCTCATTTAACAAAGAGATTAACGAAGGCTATATTCTTACCTTCAAGACGAGCATGGATGGGAACCTCATTGACCGTAAGATCGAGAATCAAGCTGTTCTTATGGATGGCACGAAGCAAGTTTCAGAGAATTTGAAAGCTTCCGTTACAGTTCCGCATGGCGGGGAGTATGTTACCAAAACAGGTAAGCAAGCCGGCGAGTTGATCAATTGGAGTATTGTGATCAATGAGGGACAGAGCCACGTAGCTCAGGCAAAAATTATTGATACGCCTACGAGCAACCAGGTGCTGCTGCCTGAAAGCTATCATTTATATTCAACCAAGGTTGATGATAAAGGTAATGTTATTAAGAGTGACGAGCTACTACGGGACACAGACTATTCCATTGTTTCGGGAACAAATGATCAAGGGGAAGCAATCTTTACCTTGAGCTTCAATAAGGATATTGATGAAGCGTATATTCTAGAATATCAGTCCCTAATTAAAGCAAATGATGGGGAGAAGGTCACCAACAAGGTTAAATTTGAAGGAAACAACATCAAGACAGTTACCAGTGAAACCTCTGAAGAAGTCATCGTGGGCGTAACCTCAGGGTCTGGTACCGGAAGCGGAAAAAGAGGAGAATTAACAGTTACTAAGACCGATAAAGAGGATCCGGGTCTCTTCTTGCAAGGCGCTGTATTTGAGCTCTACCGCAACATGGCTAACGGATCGTCTATTTTGGTAGACACGCAAACTACCGACGAATATGGGAAAGCGGTCTTCACCAAGCTGCTGGTAGGGAATTATAAGCTTAAAGAAATTACTGCACCACGGGGGTACCAGGTTCTCCCAACAGAATATCCGATTACCATTAGTTCAAGTGATTTGAATCCGGCGGTTACTGTAGAAAATCAAAAAACACCTACAGAGCCTTCTCCTGGGCCAACAGATCCGAATCCAACACCTGTAGATCCGAACCCAACACCGGTGAACCCGAATCCTACACCTGTAGACCCAAGTCCAACACCGGTAAATCCAAATCCAACACCAAGTCCAACTATACCCACACAGCCTGGGCCTGCGCCTACACCAGTAACTCCAGAGCCAACACCTGTACCGGTAACACCGGAACCAACAACGCCAATTCTGGTGCCGGGGGATCAGATTCTGGAGCCAACGCCAACTAAACCGGATGCACAGCCTGCTGAAGATCCTGATCTTGTGGATCTTAATGATGACACACCAACCGGCGGAATTAGTGATTCGCCAGATGATCATGACAAGGGTGGCGATACGTCTAGCAAGCCTATGCTTCCAAAGACGGGCGAAGAGAGCTACTTCATGATTCAATTATTGGGGATTACTTTGATTATGCTGGGGATTGCTGGAGCAGTTATTTTCAAGAAAAGCAAAATAAGCAAAAACGCAAAATAA
- a CDS encoding response regulator transcription factor, with protein MITYTVLIIEDDPKISEMLRNHISKYGYEVKQAEQYGQVMSTFRECQADLVLLDINLPQYDGFYWCRQIRNESLCPILFISSRDSQMDQVMALENGGDDYITKPFNYEVVMAKIRSQLRRAYGEYALGHEERTLELDGLILYPERLSVQMNGKSAELTQKEGTLLEALMLKEGRVVSRDQLLDLMWEDQHFIDDNTLNVYITRVRKKLKEIGAQVTIETIRGAGYRLTTQPGGLE; from the coding sequence ATGATTACATACACAGTACTTATCATTGAAGACGACCCTAAAATCTCCGAAATGCTTCGTAATCATATCTCTAAATATGGTTATGAAGTAAAGCAAGCCGAGCAATATGGACAAGTTATGAGCACGTTTAGAGAATGTCAGGCGGATCTTGTGCTGCTGGATATCAACCTGCCTCAGTATGATGGATTCTATTGGTGCAGGCAGATTCGCAATGAATCCCTATGTCCGATTCTATTTATCTCCTCACGCGACAGTCAAATGGATCAAGTGATGGCGCTGGAGAATGGAGGAGACGACTATATTACCAAGCCGTTCAATTATGAAGTAGTGATGGCCAAAATACGCAGCCAGCTGAGAAGAGCTTATGGAGAATATGCCTTAGGACACGAAGAGAGAACATTAGAGTTGGATGGTTTAATACTGTACCCGGAGCGGCTATCTGTTCAAATGAATGGCAAATCAGCTGAGCTAACCCAAAAGGAAGGGACGCTGCTGGAAGCTCTGATGCTCAAGGAAGGAAGAGTCGTCAGCCGAGATCAGCTGCTGGATTTAATGTGGGAAGACCAACATTTTATTGATGATAACACCTTAAATGTATATATCACCCGAGTGCGGAAGAAGCTGAAGGAAATTGGCGCGCAAGTAACCATCGAGACCATCCGAGGGGCAGGTTACCGGCTGACAACACAGCCAGGGGGCCTGGAATAA
- a CDS encoding response regulator produces the protein MIKAILIDDEILALKQLSKLLNKVSEFEIVGSYTEPLPAIEAAGVLKPDIIFLDIVMPEMNGMQTAEFIQQVSPSSHIVFVTGYDRYAIDAFEMNALDYVLKPVQMNRLTKTVNRITDRLLSSDEQQTGALEKKICCFQSLRPEMVHRSHGHHERTLPFRWRTTKAQELFAYLLHHRNRFVNKDTLIQEFWPDHEFKKASTYLYTTIYHIRQCLKQADLEITISNVSGGEGYMLNTNQVQVDVDMLEGGIRALGAVTKLNITDHRQISDLYTGDYLAEHDYFWAESERHRLRTVWLHHAAMLADFYSNHDMLAEAITMYKRITQFHPYYEDGHLGLLQAYASAGDRMAVQEHYQHIEQMYSAELEIPLPEFILQWYYKWNSSQDAGMLTEFRA, from the coding sequence ATGATCAAGGCTATTTTAATCGATGATGAGATTCTGGCTCTGAAGCAATTAAGCAAATTGCTGAATAAGGTCAGTGAGTTTGAGATTGTGGGCTCTTACACGGAGCCCCTTCCAGCCATCGAAGCTGCCGGCGTGCTCAAGCCGGATATTATCTTTCTTGATATCGTCATGCCGGAGATGAACGGAATGCAGACAGCTGAATTCATACAGCAGGTGAGTCCGAGCTCTCATATTGTATTTGTAACCGGCTATGACCGTTATGCCATCGATGCCTTTGAAATGAATGCCTTAGACTACGTTCTTAAGCCTGTCCAAATGAATAGATTGACCAAAACGGTTAACCGAATTACCGATAGACTTTTATCTTCTGATGAGCAGCAGACAGGCGCATTAGAGAAGAAAATCTGTTGTTTTCAATCTTTAAGACCTGAGATGGTGCATCGCAGTCACGGACATCATGAACGTACTCTCCCCTTCCGCTGGAGAACCACAAAGGCACAAGAACTGTTTGCTTATCTTTTGCATCACCGTAACCGCTTTGTCAATAAAGATACTTTAATTCAAGAGTTCTGGCCCGACCATGAATTCAAAAAAGCATCTACATATCTGTACACAACCATATATCATATCCGTCAATGTCTGAAGCAAGCAGACTTGGAGATCACCATCAGCAATGTGAGCGGCGGAGAAGGCTATATGCTGAATACCAACCAAGTTCAGGTGGACGTAGATATGCTTGAAGGCGGAATCAGAGCGCTTGGCGCCGTAACTAAGTTGAATATCACGGACCACCGGCAGATTTCCGACCTGTATACCGGGGATTATCTTGCAGAGCATGATTATTTCTGGGCGGAAAGTGAACGGCATCGTCTTCGCACAGTATGGCTCCATCATGCAGCGATGCTTGCGGATTTTTATTCTAATCACGATATGCTTGCAGAGGCCATTACAATGTACAAACGAATCACACAATTCCATCCTTATTATGAGGATGGGCATTTGGGTCTTCTGCAAGCTTATGCTTCTGCGGGCGACAGAATGGCTGTACAAGAACACTATCAGCACATTGAACAGATGTATTCCGCAGAACTGGAGATTCCGCTTCCTGAATTTATACTGCAATGGTATTACAAGTGGAATTCGTCCCAAGACGCTGGGATGTTAACAGAATTCCGGGCCTAA
- a CDS encoding transglutaminase-like domain-containing protein, producing the protein MRKWSSLFVALLVTLAVLVQTKDVSAKEHSWLDITKLDQGVIEVTYKAPTTNSYRVMISKSNITYNYQLASNGQVHSFPLQFGNGDYKVSLLEQVSGNKYKVLDYVTVQLNLADSKIVYLNSIEKVKWNENSKAALKAKELTKNLKSDEDKVKAIYAYITKNIKYDTKLAKIQTPDYTPDPDQVLTSQSATCYGYSSLFAAMLRSVDIPAKLVTGSSAYVTEYHAWNEVFLNGKWNLIDTTVDAGLKYTKNKAMIKESSKYKTAKYY; encoded by the coding sequence ATGAGAAAATGGAGTTCTTTATTTGTAGCATTATTGGTAACATTGGCCGTTCTTGTACAGACGAAAGACGTATCAGCCAAGGAACATTCCTGGTTAGATATAACTAAGCTAGATCAAGGAGTTATAGAGGTTACATATAAGGCTCCCACAACAAACAGCTACAGAGTCATGATTTCAAAGAGCAATATAACCTATAACTATCAGCTTGCTTCAAATGGACAAGTTCATAGCTTTCCACTTCAGTTCGGAAATGGAGACTATAAGGTGTCTCTGCTGGAACAGGTGTCGGGTAATAAATACAAAGTGCTGGATTATGTAACTGTTCAGCTCAATTTGGCGGATTCCAAGATCGTGTATCTCAATTCAATTGAGAAAGTGAAGTGGAATGAGAATAGTAAGGCAGCTCTTAAAGCCAAGGAGTTAACCAAGAATCTGAAGAGTGATGAAGATAAAGTGAAGGCGATCTATGCCTATATTACAAAGAACATCAAATATGATACTAAATTGGCTAAAATTCAAACTCCAGATTATACACCAGACCCGGATCAAGTATTAACTTCTCAATCTGCAACCTGTTATGGATATTCCTCTTTGTTTGCTGCTATGCTGCGAAGTGTAGATATTCCGGCCAAGCTTGTAACAGGTTCATCGGCATATGTTACAGAGTATCATGCGTGGAATGAGGTTTTTCTGAATGGCAAGTGGAATCTTATAGATACTACTGTAGATGCGGGGTTAAAGTATACTAAAAACAAAGCCATGATTAAGGAATCCTCTAAATACAAAACTGCTAAGTATTATTAA
- a CDS encoding class D sortase codes for MIRKLSFVVIILGICLFLFPKGRELYYDFEQRLLMAQLEEEASPGLEGQNKQLLESGFAKLNQILNLSGDAEEASRPTSNNNTNLPNQAVGMILIDKINVKLPILEGATKQNMKYAAAHLSETAPLGGNGNAAIAAHRAHTQGRLFNRLNELEIGDRVELRLKDQTDQVYEVYNITIVEPTEVSVLEGDARERIITLITCDPLINPTHRLIVKAKLVSEKKPKPNVVLN; via the coding sequence ATGATAAGAAAATTATCATTTGTAGTTATTATTCTGGGTATATGCCTCTTCCTCTTCCCGAAAGGAAGGGAGCTGTACTACGATTTCGAGCAAAGACTGTTAATGGCACAGCTGGAAGAGGAAGCTTCTCCCGGGTTAGAAGGACAAAATAAGCAGCTGCTCGAATCCGGATTTGCGAAGCTGAATCAAATCTTGAATCTCTCAGGAGATGCTGAAGAAGCAAGCCGCCCTACTTCCAATAACAACACCAACTTGCCGAATCAAGCAGTTGGTATGATTCTTATTGACAAAATTAATGTCAAGCTGCCAATTCTAGAGGGAGCAACCAAACAAAACATGAAATATGCTGCCGCTCATCTCAGTGAAACTGCTCCATTAGGGGGGAATGGGAATGCAGCGATTGCTGCTCATAGAGCCCATACCCAAGGGAGGTTATTCAACCGCCTGAACGAATTAGAGATTGGTGACCGTGTTGAGCTCCGGCTAAAAGACCAAACGGATCAGGTCTATGAAGTATATAACATTACCATTGTTGAACCAACAGAAGTATCCGTTCTGGAGGGCGATGCGCGAGAAAGAATTATTACCCTAATTACTTGTGATCCCCTGATTAATCCAACGCACCGGCTTATTGTTAAAGCAAAGCTGGTGTCTGAGAAGAAGCCTAAACCGAACGTAGTATTGAATTAA